The Pseudomonadota bacterium genome includes the window GCGGACGTTCCATGTCGCCTTGCCCGACACGCTCGGGGCGCTGGTTGCGCGCGCTGGCGGCGACCTCGATGCGCTCGGCGCGCGCGTGGCTGGCGCCGCGGGCGGCTGGCTGACCTCCGCGCTCGCCGGCACTGCGGCTGCCGTCGCCGCGGCGCTCTCGCTGCTCCTCGTGCCGGTCTTCACCTTCTACCTGCTGCCGAGCTTCCCGGCGCTGGGTGCGGAGTTGCGCGCGCTGATTCCGCCTCGTCACCGGACCGTCGCGGACGAGTTGACGACGGAGATCGATCGCGTGTTGGCTGCGTGGGTGCGCGGCCAGGTCGGCGTGATGCTCAGGCGACGGTGGTTTACGTCAGCGGCTTGGCGCTCGTCGGCATTACCGCGCCCTTGGCGATCGGAGCGGTGGCGGGGCTCTTCGCCTTCATCCCCTACGTCGGCTTCGGGGTGGGACTCGCGCTGGCCCTGATGGTCGCGGTGCTGGAGTCGCAGGGACTGGGCCAGGTCGTCGGCGTGCTCGTGGTCTTCGGCTGTGCTCAGCTCCTCGACGGGCTCTGGCTCACGCCGCGAATCGTCGGCAAGCGTGTCGGACTGGGACCAGTCGGCGTCCTGTTTGCCTTGCTGGTCGGCGGGCGACTCTTCGGCTTCTTTGGCGTGCTGGTCGCCGTTCCGGTGGCGGCGGTGACGGCGGTGGTCGTCAAGCGTGCGCTCGTCGCATACCGTCGCAGTTGCTTCTTCGACCCGTCGCAGTCGGCGGACGCGCCCGAGCGGGCGGACGCGCTCTGAGCGCTTGAGGCCCAGCGCCCCCGCGCTGCGGTCGAGGAGAGCAGTCAGCCATGGATTCGCTTGCCGCCAAGGCCGTGCGCATCGGTCGTCTGCTCGACGAACTCTACCCGAATCCGCCGATTCCGCTCGACCATCGCGATCCCTTCACGCTCCTCGTCGCTGTCCTGCTCAGCGCGCAGACGACCGACAAGAAGGTCAACGAGGTGACGCCGGCGCTCTTCGCCCGCGCCGCTACGCCGGCGGCCTTGGCCGCGCTCACGGTAGAGGAAATCCACGCTCTGATTCGCACGGTCGGGCTGGCGCCGACCAAGGCTCGGCACCTGCAGGCGCTTGGTCGCCTGCTCGTCGAGCGCCATGGCAGCGCAATCCCGCGCGAGCTCGAGGCGCTCGAGGCGCTGCCGGGCGTCGGTCACAAGACAGCCTCGGCGGTCGTCAGCCAGGCCTTCGGTGTGCCGGCCTTCCCGGTGGATACTCATATTCACCGGCTGGCGGCGCGCTGGGGCCTCTCTAGCGGCAAGAGCGTCAAGCAGACGGAGCTCGATCTCAAAGGCCTCTTTCCGCGCGAGACCTGGCGGCGTCGGCACCTCCAGCTGATCTATTTCGGGCGTGAGCGCTGCCCCGCTCGGGGGCACGACGGCGAGGGCTGCCCGATCTGTGCCTGGGCGGCGCTCAGCACGCCAGCACCGCAGCCCAAACGCGCAGGAAGCTCTCGCCCCAAAACTGAGCGCATTGCGCCGAGGAAAGGCCGCTCGCCTGCAGCGCAGCGCTGAGTAGCGGCAGGTCGGCCGCGTCCCTCAGCTCACGCGGGATCCCCGGGATCCAGCCGTCGAAATCCGAGCCGAGCGCAAAAAAGCGCAGCGCGTCACCCCCTCTGTGCGCCAGCCGCGCGCTGCCATACTCGAGCTGTCGCACAACCTGATCGAGTCCACCCGCGTCCTCGCCGCTGAGGAAGCGGGGACAGAGCATCAGCCCAATCGCGCCGTCGGTGTCGGCCACGGCTTGCAGGCCGTCGTCGTCGAGCAGGCGGGCGCGCAGCGCGTCCTTGCGCCCCGGTGCCGCGCCGAGCAGCGCCGTATGGCTAGCGATCACCGGTCGCCGGCTGAGCGCGCAAACCTCGAGCACACCCTGTCGGCTGACGTGCGCGACGTCGATCACCAGACCGAGCGCGTTCATCGCGCGCACGACCTCACGGCCGAAGTCGCTCAGCCCCGCTTGCGGATCGCCCCCTAGGCCAAAGCCATTGCGCGCGGCGTCATTGCCGCGCAGGTGGGCCAGCGTGACATAGGCCACGCCGCGGGCGCGTAGCTGCGCCAGGCGCTCGAGGCGCCGCTGCGTCGAGCGCCGACCGCCGCGCCCGAGGCAGTGCAAGCCCTCGACCCCGAGGAAGATCCCGAGCTCGCCGCGGGCGGCCGCGCGGTGCAGGTCGGCCGGCGACCGGACGAGCGTGAGCAGCGGATCACGGGCCAGCAGCGCTTCGACATAGTCGAGTTGGCGATTGATGCTGCGCCACGCGCCCTCGCTGGCCCAAGGCCAATAGTGCAGCGTCAGCGCGGCGCAGTTGTAGCCGCCACGGCGGAGGCGCGGCAGGTCGGCGTGGTGATAGAGCGGGCGGTGGCCGGCGCTGGTCAGGCGCGCGAGCGCGCGGGGGAGCGCGAAGCGCCAGCGATGCGGTCCGGCGGCGCGATCCGGATCGTGCTCCGCGGCGAGGTCGTAGCCGAAGAGCGCGTGCTGGATCAGGCAATCGACGTGCAGGTCGACGACGATGCTTGCCTCGTGGATCGCGCGCGCGGCCGGGCTGAGCTCGAGCCGCGCGGCGTCGGCATCGCTGATCGCGCCCATGCCCTAGACGGCCTCGATACCCCAGATATCGCGAGCGTACTCGAGCACGGTGCGGTCGCTGGAGAACTTCCCCAGCCGCGCAACGTTGAGGATCGCGGCCTCGGCCCAGCGCTCTGGCGCGGCGAACTGGCGCTCTGCTTGCTCCTGGGCGTCGAGGTAGGCGGAGAAATCCGCCAGCAGGAAGTAGGGGTCGCCGCCGTCCAGCAGGGCGTCGCGGACCCAACGCAGCAGGCCCGGCTCGTCCGCGGAGAAGCGGTCATTGGCCAGCGCGTCGAGCACGCGCCGGATCCGATCGTCCCGCTCGTAGTAGTCGCGCGGACGGTAGCTGCGGTCGCGGCGCATGGTCGCCAGCTCCGCGGTCGTCTGCCCAAAGATGAAGATGTTGTCGCGACCGACCTCTTCCAACATCTCGATGTTCGCGCCGTCGAGCGTGCCGATGGTCAGCGCGCCGTTGATGCCGAACTTCATGTTGCCGGTGCCTGACGCCTCCGTCCCGGCCGTCGAGATCTGCTCGCTCAGGTCGGCGCCGGGAATGATGCGCTCGGCCAGCGAGACGCGGTAGTCGGGCACGAAGACGAGGCGCAACAGGTCGCGCGTACGCCGGTCCTTGTTGACCTGGCGCGCCACGTTGTTGATGCACTTGATCACCTGCTTGGCGACCCAATAGCCCGGGGCAGCCTTACCGGCGAAGATGTGCGTGCGTGGCACGGCCGGCGTGTCGCCATCGTCGACCAGCCGCAGGTAGCGGTAGACCACGTGCAGCAGGTTGAGTAACTGACGCTTGTACTCGTGGATCCGTTTGGCCTGGATGTCGAAGAGCGAGTGCGGATCGACCTTGACCCAGGCGGTCTCGGCGATCGTCGCGGCGAGGCGGACCTTATTGCCGTGCTTGACCGCCAGAAAGGCCTCGCGGAAGCCGCTCTGCGCCGCCATGGGTTCGAGCTGGCGGAGCTCGTCGAGGTCGGTGATCCACCGCTCACCGATGGCCTCGGTGATCAGCGCGGCGAGCTGTGGATTGGCCAGCAGCAGCCAACGACGGGGCGTGACACCGTTGGTCTTGTTGTTGAAGCGCTCGGGCCAGATGCGGTGGAAGTCGGAGAGCACGGTTTCGCGCAGCAGCTTGCTGTGGAGCTGGGCCACGCCGTTGACCGAGTGGCTGCCGACGAGCGCCAGATGGGCCATGCGAAGCTGCTTTTCCTCGCCCTCCTCGACCAGCGACACCCGACGCAGCAGGCCCGCG containing:
- a CDS encoding membrane dipeptidase, giving the protein MGAISDADAARLELSPAARAIHEASIVVDLHVDCLIQHALFGYDLAAEHDPDRAAGPHRWRFALPRALARLTSAGHRPLYHHADLPRLRRGGYNCAALTLHYWPWASEGAWRSINRQLDYVEALLARDPLLTLVRSPADLHRAAARGELGIFLGVEGLHCLGRGGRRSTQRRLERLAQLRARGVAYVTLAHLRGNDAARNGFGLGGDPQAGLSDFGREVVRAMNALGLVIDVAHVSRQGVLEVCALSRRPVIASHTALLGAAPGRKDALRARLLDDDGLQAVADTDGAIGLMLCPRFLSGEDAGGLDQVVRQLEYGSARLAHRGGDALRFFALGSDFDGWIPGIPRELRDAADLPLLSAALQASGLSSAQCAQFWGESFLRVWAAVLAC
- a CDS encoding AI-2E family transporter, whose product is MGARPGRRDAQATVVYVSGLALVGITAPLAIGAVAGLFAFIPYVGFGVGLALALMVAVLESQGLGQVVGVLVVFGCAQLLDGLWLTPRIVGKRVGLGPVGVLFALLVGGRLFGFFGVLVAVPVAAVTAVVVKRALVAYRRSCFFDPSQSADAPERADAL
- the nth gene encoding endonuclease III codes for the protein MDSLAAKAVRIGRLLDELYPNPPIPLDHRDPFTLLVAVLLSAQTTDKKVNEVTPALFARAATPAALAALTVEEIHALIRTVGLAPTKARHLQALGRLLVERHGSAIPRELEALEALPGVGHKTASAVVSQAFGVPAFPVDTHIHRLAARWGLSSGKSVKQTELDLKGLFPRETWRRRHLQLIYFGRERCPARGHDGEGCPICAWAALSTPAPQPKRAGSSRPKTERIAPRKGRSPAAQR
- a CDS encoding glycogen/starch/alpha-glucan phosphorylase encodes the protein MSTRPPAAPAAETPSVGDLESAVRRHLRYSLGQDSRVPRPEHLYRALALTVRELAIERLLQTEQRLAAAGAKQVYYLSLEFLIGRSLANNLINLGLYEEVRSIVAGCGLQLDDVLETEPDAALGNGGLGRLAACFLDSLATLGLPGFGYGINYDYGLFKQELDNGYQRERPDHWLRQWSPWQIERSEELCLVPVYGRIDHGRDRDGRYNPMWLDWQVLVGLPFDMPVIGFGGRTVNYLRLYSARASDEFDMQIFSQGDYLRAVEEKIRSETISKVLYPPDTVQAGKELRLLQEYFFVFCALHDIVRRFQRRHTSFERFPDQVAIQLNDTHPALAITELMRLLIDEHDLEWDAAWKITQRTFGYTNHTLLPEALELWPVTLLERLVPRHLQIAYEINRRFLGRVAELWPQDAGLLRRVSLVEEGEEKQLRMAHLALVGSHSVNGVAQLHSKLLRETVLSDFHRIWPERFNNKTNGVTPRRWLLLANPQLAALITEAIGERWITDLDELRQLEPMAAQSGFREAFLAVKHGNKVRLAATIAETAWVKVDPHSLFDIQAKRIHEYKRQLLNLLHVVYRYLRLVDDGDTPAVPRTHIFAGKAAPGYWVAKQVIKCINNVARQVNKDRRTRDLLRLVFVPDYRVSLAERIIPGADLSEQISTAGTEASGTGNMKFGINGALTIGTLDGANIEMLEEVGRDNIFIFGQTTAELATMRRDRSYRPRDYYERDDRIRRVLDALANDRFSADEPGLLRWVRDALLDGGDPYFLLADFSAYLDAQEQAERQFAAPERWAEAAILNVARLGKFSSDRTVLEYARDIWGIEAV